The Cetobacterium sp. ZOR0034 DNA segment CGGGGAAGAGTTAAAAAGAGTTGTTTTAAAATATGCTGAACTTTGGAACTTAGGAGAAAAGTTCACAAACTGGTTAATCAATGGAAATATCTGGTGTTCTACACTAGTTGATAGAATAGTAACTGGATATCCAAGAGGAGAGAAAGAGGAGTTAGAAAAAGAGTTAGGATACTCTGATAACTTTATAACAACAGGAGAATACTTCTATCTATTTGTAATTCAAGGACCAAAAGATATATTAACTAAAGAGTTAAAATTAGAAGGATTAAATTTAAATATTCTAATAGTTGATGACTTAAAGCCATATAAAATGAGAAAAGTTGGAATTTTAAATGGTGCTCATACTGCGATGGTTCCAGTGGCTTATTTATACGGAATAGATACAGTTAGAGAAGCTATGGAAAATGATGATTTAAGAGAGTTTATCGAATCAGCTATCGATGAGGAGATTATTCCAGCTTTAGATATGGATAAAAAAGAGTTAGAGGAGTTTAAAGACGCTGTTATAAACAGATTCAAAAATCCATACGTAAAACATATGTTAATGGATATCTCATTAAACTCAATGGCAAAATATAAATCTAGAATTTTACCACAAGTTTTAGAGTTAAATAGCAGAACAGGAAAATTATCTAAAAAGCTTTTATTCTCATTAGCTGCACTGATCAGATTCTACAAAGGTGTTAGAGAGAATGGAGATGCTATCCAATTAAGAGATGATAGACATCACTTAGATATGTATAAAGAGTTATGGAAAACGAATAACTACAATGAGATTGCAAAAACAGTTTTAGGATTAGAGAGTCACTGGGATACTGATTTAAATGCAGTAGAAGGTATGACTGATTTAGTAGCTAAATACTTAGAAAATATAGACAAGGTTGGAGTTGCAAAAGCTTTAAAAGAGGTTAAATAATGAAAGAGTTTATAAAAATAAATGAAAGAGATAATGTCTTAATAGTTTTAAGAGATTACTCGAAAGATGAGAAAATAGTTTTAGAAGATAAAGAGATTACAGTATTAGAGGATGTATTGAAAGGGCATAAAATTGCCCTTCAAGATATCGCTCAAGATGAAGATGTAATAAAGTATGGAATGCCAATTGGTCATGCACTTTTAGATATAAAAATGGGAGAGTGGGTACATACTCACAATACAAAAACAAATTTGAAGGATTTGAATAACTACAGCTATTCTCCTGAGTTTTGTGAAAAAATTCTAAAGACATCTGAAAGAAAAATCGATGTTTATAAAAGAAAAAATGGAGATGTGGGAATTAGAAATGAGCTTTGGATAGTTCCAACTGTAGGTTGTGTGAACGGAATAGCTCAACGTATAAAAGAGGATCTTTTAAGAGAGATTGGAGATTTAAAAATCGACAATATAAATGTTTTAACACATAACTATGGTTGCTCTCAATTGGGAGAGGATCATCTAAATACAAGAACAATTCTTCAAAATACAGTTAAACATCCAAACGCAGGTGGAGTATTAGTTTTAGGTTTAGGATGTGAAAACAATCAGGTTGCTGAGTTCCAAAAAACTTTGGGAGAGTATGACACTGATAGAGTTAAATTCTTAGTTTCTCAAGATGTAGAGGATGAGGTAGAAGAGGGAAAAAATATTCTTCTAAAACTTTATGAGAATATGTTAAATGATAAAAGAGAAGAGGCTAATTTAGGGGAGATAAACTTTGGATTGGAGTGTGGAGGTTCAGATGGGTTATCTGGAATAACTGCAAATCCAATGTTAGGAGAGTTCTCGGATTATATCGTATCTCAAGGTGGAACTACAGTTTTAACAGAGGTGCCTGAGATGTTTGGGGCAGAGACGCTACTTATGAAAAGATGTAAGAATGAGGATGTCTTTAATAGATGTGTTTCTTTAATAAATGATTTTAAAGAGTATTTTATAAAAAATGACCAAGAGATATATGAGAATCCATCACCTGGAAATAAAAAAGGAGGGATTACAACTTTAGAGGATAAATCACTAGGTTGTACTCAAAAATCTGGAAAGTCAGAGGTTGTAGATGTAATTAGATATGGAGAAACTTTAAAAGAGAAGGGGTTAAATCTGCTGAGTGCTCCAGGAAACGATTTAGTTGCAACAACAGCACTAGCAGCAGCAAACTGTCATATGGTTTTATTTACAACGGGAAGAGGAAATCCATATGGTGGATA contains these protein-coding regions:
- a CDS encoding tagaturonate reductase — translated: MLTRKELNLPKYSEKVIQFGEGNFLRCFFDWQLDIINKNTDLNAGVAVVRPIDFDAVPLLDTQDGLYTAIIRGINESGQVVKDYTVISSINREIPIYKNFKEYLQLAHNEDMRFIVSNTTEAGITFSSEDKYDDEPQATFPAKLTRLLHERFTVFNGDMTKGFILLPCELIDYNGEELKRVVLKYAELWNLGEKFTNWLINGNIWCSTLVDRIVTGYPRGEKEELEKELGYSDNFITTGEYFYLFVIQGPKDILTKELKLEGLNLNILIVDDLKPYKMRKVGILNGAHTAMVPVAYLYGIDTVREAMENDDLREFIESAIDEEIIPALDMDKKELEEFKDAVINRFKNPYVKHMLMDISLNSMAKYKSRILPQVLELNSRTGKLSKKLLFSLAALIRFYKGVRENGDAIQLRDDRHHLDMYKELWKTNNYNEIAKTVLGLESHWDTDLNAVEGMTDLVAKYLENIDKVGVAKALKEVK
- a CDS encoding UxaA family hydrolase — encoded protein: MKEFIKINERDNVLIVLRDYSKDEKIVLEDKEITVLEDVLKGHKIALQDIAQDEDVIKYGMPIGHALLDIKMGEWVHTHNTKTNLKDLNNYSYSPEFCEKILKTSERKIDVYKRKNGDVGIRNELWIVPTVGCVNGIAQRIKEDLLREIGDLKIDNINVLTHNYGCSQLGEDHLNTRTILQNTVKHPNAGGVLVLGLGCENNQVAEFQKTLGEYDTDRVKFLVSQDVEDEVEEGKNILLKLYENMLNDKREEANLGEINFGLECGGSDGLSGITANPMLGEFSDYIVSQGGTTVLTEVPEMFGAETLLMKRCKNEDVFNRCVSLINDFKEYFIKNDQEIYENPSPGNKKGGITTLEDKSLGCTQKSGKSEVVDVIRYGETLKEKGLNLLSAPGNDLVATTALAAANCHMVLFTTGRGNPYGGYVPTVKISTNSELYNKKKRWIDFDAGRLVSEDITMDELLNEFIDYIVEVINGKKVNNELNRFQEIAIFKSGVTL